Proteins encoded by one window of Lathyrus oleraceus cultivar Zhongwan6 chromosome 1, CAAS_Psat_ZW6_1.0, whole genome shotgun sequence:
- the LOC127080416 gene encoding heat stress transcription factor A-4c: protein MEQDQISLNSLPPFLCKIYMMVNDPTTNAIISWSSTNRSFIVWDDLEFSKDLLPRFFRHNNFSSFIRQLNTYGFRKIGQKQWEFSNDDFVRDQPDLMKNISRRKPVFSHSASSGSGASVAAAAPLTESERRNFKAQIEKFRDEKKQLVMERQRHQEEWNQNEMHVNYSKDRLQQLELNNQSLLSTVGQVLQKSIEEASLLPSTVNTGTKRSYLGNCPYNNLASIELPKETSEGLARANAESASFLGTNMEILDQLDSSLTFWENLVKEVTDTSYETGSNLGFNDSLNRAQLDFEVQPESSGYRMNSLLDLAVVPDPDLVELELDDIFIYDPDVPEPTVVAVPEPVAPETVVIVVPDSATPKEQRLGTIPGTNEFNSPFWQRYLVEDPYEYESENPREIAKYCWSIRDRKKSQIYQADKKLSEK, encoded by the exons ATGGAGCAAGATCAAATTAGTTTAAACTCTCTACCTCCTTTTCTGTGTAAGATTTATATGATGGTCAATGATCCTACAACTAATGCCATTATTTCATGGAGTTCTACAAATAGGAGTTTCATTGTTTGGGACGACCTTGAATTTTCGAAGGATTTGTTGCCTAGATTTTTTAGGCACAACAATTTCTCGAGTTTTATTAGACAGCTAAACACTTAT GGCTTTAGAAAGATTGGTCAAAAGCAATGGGAATTCTCAAATGATGATTTTGTAAGAGATCAACCAGATCTCATGAAAAATATCTCCAGGCGCAAACCTGTTTTTAGTCATTCTGCGTCTTCTGGCTCTGGTGCTAGTGTTGCTGCTGCTGCTCCGTTAACAGAATCAGAGCGGCGAAATTTCAAGGCTCAGATAGAAAAATTTAGAGATGAAAAAAAACAACTGGTTATGGAACGTCAGAGGCACCAAGAGGAGTGGAATCAGAATGAGATGCATGTGAATTACTCAAAGGATCGTTTGCAGCAATTGGAACTGAATAACCAAAGCTTGCTCTCTACTGTTGGTCAAGTGCTGCAGAAATCTATAGAAGAGGCAAGTCTCCTGCCATCTACGGTAAACACGGGGACAAAACGAAGTTATCTGGGAAATTGTCCCTATAACAATTTAGCAAGCATTGAACTTCCGAAGGAAACTTCGGAAGGGTTAGCTAGAGCAAACGCTGAGAGTGCGTCCTTTCTCGGTACAAACATGGAAATATTAGATCAGTTGGACTCATCATTGACGTTTTGGGAGAATCTTGTAAAGGAAGTTACCGACACGTCTTATGAAACTGGGTCAAACTTGGGCTTTAATGATTCTTTGAATCGTGCACAACTAGATTTTGAAGTTCAGCCCGAGTCATCAGGATACAGAATGAACTCTCTATTAGATTTAGCCGTTGTTCCCGATCCTGATCTAGTTGAACTCGAGTTAGATGATATCTTCATTTATGATCCTGATGTACCAGAGCCAACTGTTGTCGCAGTTCCTGAACCAGTTGCACCTGAGACGGTTGTTATCGTTGTTCCTGACTCGGCTACACCGAAAGAACAACGTCTCGGAACAATCCCGGGTACTAATGAATTTAATTCACCATTTTGGCAAAGATACTTAGTGGAAGATCCTTATGAGTATGAATCAGAAAATCCCCGTGAAATTGCCAAATATTGCTGGAGCATCAGGGATCGAAAAAAATCTCAAATTTATCAAGCAGACAAAAAGCTTAGTGAAAAATGA